In Fibrobacter sp., a single window of DNA contains:
- a CDS encoding glucokinase yields MEIKWKNPDAKFDRLVLAGDIGGTNTNLGLVGYKDGKFTLILETVCPSKDIDGLDTPIRETLKIAAESRADLKPSHICISAAGPVANNKCVMTNLPWSVDGDALSAATGIPTLVINDFMAISYGIPTLDVDDPEQIHKLIHTDGSSPKPQAATKAVIGPGTGMGVGFLAFDGQKYIPASSEGGHSTFAPFDKDSQEFHDYMQQKLGMVPGVEPLVSGMGLRNMYEWWKETRGVPNNEYFQKIEETEPNDRPKYISRASDNDPVAAEMMRLFVKMLARFASDAATLFLPLGGFYLAGGTVQKDLRWLERDNLFMQYFEKNYNPNIRPLLNKIPVYIIKDYSISLYGAANASLNLQK; encoded by the coding sequence ATGGAAATCAAATGGAAGAATCCCGACGCAAAGTTTGACCGTCTTGTTTTGGCTGGCGACATCGGTGGTACCAACACCAACCTGGGTCTCGTAGGCTACAAGGATGGCAAGTTCACCCTGATTTTGGAAACTGTCTGCCCCTCCAAGGACATCGACGGTCTGGACACTCCCATCCGCGAAACCTTGAAGATTGCTGCCGAATCTCGCGCAGACTTGAAGCCTTCCCACATTTGCATCAGCGCTGCTGGTCCCGTGGCTAACAACAAGTGCGTCATGACCAACCTCCCGTGGTCTGTGGATGGCGACGCCCTCTCTGCTGCTACTGGCATCCCCACACTCGTCATTAACGACTTCATGGCTATCAGCTACGGCATCCCCACTCTGGATGTTGACGATCCGGAACAGATCCACAAGTTGATCCACACCGACGGTTCTTCTCCCAAGCCTCAGGCTGCTACCAAGGCTGTGATTGGCCCGGGTACTGGCATGGGCGTTGGCTTCCTGGCATTTGATGGCCAGAAGTACATTCCCGCTTCCTCCGAAGGCGGCCACTCTACTTTCGCTCCCTTCGACAAGGACTCTCAGGAATTCCACGATTACATGCAGCAGAAACTTGGCATGGTTCCTGGCGTAGAACCGCTGGTCTCCGGCATGGGCCTTCGTAATATGTACGAATGGTGGAAGGAAACTCGCGGCGTCCCGAACAACGAATACTTCCAGAAGATTGAAGAAACTGAACCCAATGATCGCCCGAAGTACATTAGCCGCGCAAGCGATAACGATCCGGTTGCTGCAGAAATGATGCGCCTCTTCGTGAAGATGCTGGCTCGCTTCGCTAGCGATGCCGCTACCTTGTTCCTGCCCCTCGGCGGTTTCTACCTGGCTGGCGGTACCGTGCAGAAGGACCTTCGCTGGTTGGAACGCGATAATTTGTTCATGCAGTATTTCGAAAAGAACTACAATCCGAACATCCGCCCGCTCTTGAACAAGATTCCGGTGTACATCATCAAGGATTACAGCATCAGCCTTTATGGTGCTGCAAACGCAAGCTTGAATCTGCAGAAGTAA
- a CDS encoding DEAD/DEAH box helicase, whose product MTFEELPLAQPLQRAVRTVGYEQPTPIQEQSIPSLLEGKDLLGIAQTGTGKTAAFALPILQRLLDSGKFRQPKTCRALILLPTRELAIQVEECFKMYAQYTAISTACIFGGVSDVKQKNVLVRGVDVLVATPGRLLDLIGQHAVTLKNVEFFVLDEADRMLDMGFIHDIRKVVGMLPGKRQNLFFSATMPKEISDLAATILNADPVRVEVAPQSTPIERIRQELYRIDKRRKGALLKELLAEHEEMTKVLVFTRTKHGADKIVRVLEKAGIKCAAIHGNKSQNRRQEALGNFKGEKIRVLVATDIAARGIDVDDVTHVFNYDLPNEPETFVHRIGRTARAGKEGVAISFCAPDEESDLRAIEKLTRVKVPEGDKAIYEKLPEQQKETPESELRNARGRLPHGKNGQKGGRDNRQNAGQERGAGEGAQPAKFDWRKHQADKRNARAAEMARENMQLGEGRGENRPQSREERRGNRAEKFGRRPDRRNDNRQQNPQQNQNGNRSQNQNGATEGDNLNRRTIGKNRPGSRARKRMREQAAASAAAQALLSKVK is encoded by the coding sequence ATGACTTTTGAAGAACTTCCGTTAGCTCAACCGCTCCAGCGTGCAGTCCGCACTGTTGGTTATGAACAGCCTACTCCCATTCAGGAACAGTCCATCCCCAGCTTGCTGGAAGGTAAGGACTTGTTGGGTATCGCCCAGACGGGAACGGGTAAGACCGCCGCATTTGCGTTGCCTATTTTGCAGCGCCTGCTGGATTCCGGAAAGTTCCGTCAGCCGAAAACTTGCCGCGCTTTGATTTTGCTGCCCACCCGCGAATTGGCGATCCAGGTGGAAGAATGCTTCAAGATGTACGCCCAGTACACCGCCATTTCTACCGCTTGCATTTTCGGCGGCGTCAGCGATGTGAAGCAGAAGAATGTTCTGGTTCGTGGCGTTGATGTTCTGGTGGCTACTCCGGGCCGTTTACTGGATTTGATCGGCCAGCACGCCGTGACCTTGAAGAACGTGGAATTCTTTGTGCTGGATGAAGCGGACCGTATGCTTGATATGGGCTTCATTCATGACATCCGTAAGGTGGTGGGAATGTTGCCGGGCAAGCGTCAGAACTTGTTCTTCAGCGCCACCATGCCCAAGGAAATTTCTGACCTGGCTGCAACTATCTTGAATGCAGATCCGGTCCGCGTTGAGGTGGCTCCCCAGAGCACTCCCATTGAACGCATCCGTCAGGAACTGTATCGCATCGATAAGCGCCGTAAGGGTGCCTTGTTGAAGGAACTCTTGGCAGAACATGAAGAGATGACCAAGGTGCTGGTCTTTACTCGCACAAAGCATGGGGCCGACAAGATTGTCCGCGTGTTGGAAAAGGCTGGCATCAAGTGTGCCGCCATTCACGGCAACAAGAGCCAGAATCGCCGCCAGGAAGCTCTCGGCAATTTCAAGGGCGAAAAGATTCGTGTGCTGGTGGCCACCGATATCGCAGCCCGCGGTATTGATGTGGATGATGTGACCCACGTATTCAATTACGATTTGCCTAACGAGCCGGAAACTTTCGTGCATCGCATTGGACGTACCGCTCGCGCCGGCAAAGAAGGCGTTGCCATTTCCTTCTGCGCACCGGACGAAGAATCTGACTTGCGTGCCATTGAAAAGTTGACCCGCGTGAAGGTTCCTGAAGGTGACAAGGCTATTTACGAGAAGTTGCCTGAACAGCAGAAGGAAACTCCCGAAAGCGAACTGCGCAATGCCCGCGGTCGTTTGCCCCACGGAAAGAATGGTCAGAAGGGCGGTCGCGACAACCGTCAGAATGCTGGTCAGGAACGTGGGGCCGGTGAAGGCGCGCAGCCCGCAAAGTTTGATTGGCGCAAGCATCAGGCTGACAAGCGCAATGCTCGTGCTGCGGAAATGGCTCGTGAAAATATGCAGCTGGGAGAAGGCCGCGGAGAAAACCGCCCGCAGTCTCGTGAAGAACGTCGTGGCAATCGTGCAGAAAAGTTCGGCCGTCGTCCCGACCGCCGTAACGATAACCGTCAGCAGAATCCGCAGCAGAATCAAAACGGCAATCGCTCGCAGAACCAGAACGGTGCCACAGAAGGTGATAATCTGAACCGCCGCACCATTGGCAAGAACCGTCCCGGTTCCCGCGCACGCAAACGCATGCGCGAACAGGCCGCCGCCAGCGCCGCCGCACAGGCACTCCTAAGTAAAGTGAAGTAA
- a CDS encoding KAP family NTPase — translation MDNPFILKPYGGKDLFCDREQECRTIVDYLLNGSNVTLISPRRYGKTGLIYRVLDELNQSHPGIISFYVDIYSCNNLDDFIAKLSTAIINSAPKESFTQKFINAIKGVRPIMRFDALSGAPEISITYLAQTEKQETLKSIFDYLSSLKKPIVIAIDEFQQIRNFPEPNMEAILRSHIQMLPNIRFIFSGSQKHIMSEMFTYEKSPFYESTRCIHLEKIDRGIYGEFIRKLFGKDKRILTDEALEFILDWTRVHTHYTQVLCNVLFSMNFRKIGIEEVYEGALKILREGAADFMDRRSLVTPAQWNFLTAVAKEESVSKPTAAKFLVKYNIGQPANSRRILQALLDKELLLETTTLDGKHYSVYNVFLSRWLERLN, via the coding sequence ATGGATAATCCATTCATACTCAAACCTTATGGCGGAAAGGATCTGTTCTGTGATCGAGAACAGGAATGCAGAACCATTGTTGACTATCTGCTCAATGGATCCAACGTCACATTGATTTCGCCTCGCAGGTACGGAAAAACAGGACTAATCTATAGAGTTTTGGATGAATTGAATCAATCCCATCCCGGAATTATTTCTTTTTACGTGGACATATATTCATGCAACAACCTTGACGATTTTATTGCCAAGCTATCCACCGCCATCATAAATTCTGCGCCAAAGGAAAGTTTCACCCAAAAATTCATCAATGCCATCAAGGGTGTTCGTCCCATAATGAGATTTGACGCACTAAGTGGGGCGCCTGAAATTTCCATCACCTATCTGGCTCAGACTGAAAAGCAGGAAACCCTCAAGTCCATATTTGATTATCTCAGTTCACTCAAAAAGCCAATTGTTATCGCAATAGACGAATTTCAACAAATCCGCAATTTTCCTGAGCCAAATATGGAAGCCATACTCCGGAGTCATATCCAAATGCTTCCGAACATTAGATTCATATTCTCAGGAAGTCAGAAGCATATCATGAGTGAAATGTTTACTTACGAAAAATCGCCTTTTTATGAAAGTACGCGATGCATCCATCTTGAAAAAATTGACCGCGGTATTTACGGAGAGTTCATTAGAAAACTTTTTGGAAAAGACAAACGCATTCTTACTGACGAAGCACTTGAGTTTATCCTAGACTGGACCCGTGTTCATACCCACTACACCCAAGTGCTTTGCAATGTTCTGTTCAGTATGAACTTTCGCAAAATAGGTATTGAAGAAGTTTACGAAGGCGCCTTAAAAATTTTACGAGAAGGCGCGGCCGACTTTATGGATAGACGAAGCCTAGTCACGCCCGCCCAATGGAATTTTTTGACCGCAGTCGCAAAGGAAGAATCCGTATCCAAGCCCACAGCTGCAAAATTTCTCGTAAAGTATAATATCGGTCAACCCGCAAATTCTCGACGAATTTTGCAAGCTCTTTTGGACAAGGAACTTCTTCTAGAAACCACGACTCTTGACGGCAAACACTACAGCGTTTACAACGTCTTTTTGAGTCGATGGCTAGAACGGCTTAATTAA
- a CDS encoding TIGR02147 family protein, with the protein MKSIFEYDDYRSYMNDYYLWKKRTSAFSWREFAKNSGFTSPNYLKVVCDGKSGLSEPGIEHVAEAMDLIGAEREYFRKLVRFGQAKKENVRNSAYAEMMEIAKTQKVRILEGESISFYQSWKYPMLRELAPMMPGAKPSDMAKVCGGSFSAEEVRDALAFLTRAKFLKKLAKDVYEQEDRSLQVSVTALPMLVRSMHKEMANFAKEAIEKYPVNERNFSGVTIGIDEEDYAKIIEELDACRKRIISIATAKKGGNRVYRLNLQLFPLTEKV; encoded by the coding sequence ATGAAATCTATATTTGAATATGATGATTATCGTTCCTATATGAACGATTACTACTTGTGGAAAAAGCGAACTTCTGCTTTTTCATGGCGAGAATTCGCGAAAAATAGTGGATTTACATCGCCTAACTATCTGAAGGTCGTTTGTGATGGAAAGAGCGGCTTGTCTGAGCCTGGAATTGAACACGTTGCGGAGGCGATGGACCTTATAGGAGCGGAACGTGAATATTTTCGTAAGCTTGTTAGGTTTGGCCAAGCGAAGAAGGAAAATGTTAGAAATTCTGCTTATGCAGAAATGATGGAAATCGCTAAGACCCAAAAAGTTCGCATTCTAGAAGGTGAATCCATATCTTTCTATCAATCTTGGAAATATCCGATGCTTCGTGAGTTGGCTCCCATGATGCCTGGTGCGAAACCTAGCGATATGGCTAAGGTTTGTGGGGGTTCTTTTTCTGCCGAAGAAGTTCGTGATGCACTAGCCTTTTTGACGAGGGCTAAATTTTTAAAGAAGTTGGCGAAGGATGTGTATGAGCAAGAAGATCGATCTCTCCAGGTATCTGTGACCGCCTTACCCATGCTAGTTCGTTCAATGCATAAAGAAATGGCGAACTTCGCAAAAGAAGCTATTGAAAAATATCCCGTAAACGAAAGAAATTTTTCTGGCGTTACCATCGGAATCGATGAAGAAGATTACGCTAAAATTATTGAAGAGCTTGACGCCTGCCGAAAGAGAATTATTTCCATAGCGACAGCAAAGAAGGGTGGCAATCGCGTCTATCGACTGAATTTACAACTGTTTCCCTTAACTGAAAAAGTTTGA